The genome window CGTGCAGTCGTGCGGCATCTTGCAAGGGCTGGCGGCCATGGAGGCCGAACCAAAAGCAGAGAGACACACCCATCTTGGCTGAACAGATCAAGGCGAAAAACATGCAAAACAAAGATCATTGGGAAAAGGTTTACACCACCAAGGCACCGGACAGCGTCAGCTGGTTTCAAGCCCATGCCGACATGTCCATGCGGCTGATCCGCGCAAGCGGCCTCGGTCGTGATGCGGCCCTCATCGACATTGGCGGTGGAGCCTCCACGCTGGTCGATGACCTGCTGGACGACGGCTACGCCCACGTAACCGTGCTCGACTTGTCCGCCGCCGCCTTGGCAGAAAGTCAGCACCGCCTCGGCGCGCGTGGAGCTGGCGTCAAATGGGTTGAGGCGGACATCACCCGCGCGACCTTCGAGCCCCACAGCATCGACCTCTGGCATGACCGCGCCGTGTTCCACTTCCTGACAACGCAAGAGGACCGTGAGGCTTACGTCAAACAGGTCTTGCGTGCGCTCAAGCCAGGTGGCCACGTCATCATGGCCACATTCGGCAGCAATGGCCCCACTCAGTGCAGTGGCCTACCGGTCATGCGCTACGCACCCGACGAGTTGCATGCCGAATTTGGGGAAGCATTCACCATGCTGACCCACGAAGAGCAAATGCACCACACCCCTTTTGGGACTGACCAGCAGTTCATCTATTGCATGTGCCGAAAGAAAACGACATGAGCGCTTTGCATCCTGCGACCTGGCCTGCACCGGGCGCAGCCATCGTTGCGGAACAGGCTACCCACATCTGATGGCTGGGTTAACAGCTCCCGCCCACCCATAGTCGAGATGAAGTCCTGAGCCCACCCAATGGCCGTTAAGTCATGACCGCCCCCGGCAAGGCCGGCATCTCTTCTGCGCTCACCCAAAGCCAGGGTGAACCGGCGGAAGTTCGCAGGGTCCGCTCTTTTTCCGCCCGTTCCTTGGGAGGCATGAAGGCGCTGATGACGTGCAAAGGCAGCGGCAAGGGTCCAGCGTCCAAGAGCAAAGCATTGGGAAATGCAGCGGCGCTCCTGGCGTCGTAACGCAGTGGTTTGACAAAGCGTCGGCCCTGAGAGACGAGCGCATGCACCAGCGGCAACTCATGCACACCCTCCACCGGGATCCAGTGCTCGCTGGTCAACATCAAACTGGCCGCATCAATTTCGTAGGTGTGCTCACGGCG of Aquabacterium sp. A3 contains these proteins:
- a CDS encoding class I SAM-dependent methyltransferase, which gives rise to MAEQIKAKNMQNKDHWEKVYTTKAPDSVSWFQAHADMSMRLIRASGLGRDAALIDIGGGASTLVDDLLDDGYAHVTVLDLSAAALAESQHRLGARGAGVKWVEADITRATFEPHSIDLWHDRAVFHFLTTQEDREAYVKQVLRALKPGGHVIMATFGSNGPTQCSGLPVMRYAPDELHAEFGEAFTMLTHEEQMHHTPFGTDQQFIYCMCRKKTT